The Flavobacterium johnsoniae genomic sequence CAGTTTAAATGTTCAGGCAGAAAACCTATTGACATTTACAAATTATCAAGACGGGGATCCTGAATTTATTTCTTCTGGAAATCTTTCTCCTTTAAAAACAATCACTGGAGGAATCCAATTTAATTTTTAATTAACCTAATTATGAAACGTTATTTATCCCATACCATTTTCTCACTGAATGTAGCACTTTTTTTTGTTCTTTCAGCAACTGGAATTTTAACAGTATCGTGTGATTCATTTGTAGAAACTGCTTCCCCGCAGTCACAGCTTCCCAGCTCTGCTGTTTTCGAAAATTATTTGACTGCGAGTGCAGCACTTACCGATATTTATTCAAAAATAAGGGACAGAGGAATGCTCACGGGACAGAGTTCTGGCATTTCATATCTTCTTGCAAATTATGCTGATGAACTAGATTTTTATGGAACACCAAGTTCATCTGCTTCTTCCTTCTATATAAACGCTTTACTGCCGGGCAACACTAATTTGCAGGAATATTGGAGTGTGGCTTATAACCAGATATATGCAGCTAATTCTGTAATAGAAAGGACAAAAGCTTCACTGTCGCTTACGGAGGTACAGAAAAAACAGCTTTCTGGTGAAGCCTTTTTTATAAGAGCACTTGTGCACTTTTATCTGACTAATCTTTACGGAGACGTTCCCTATATTGTAAGCACTGATTATAAAATAAACAGTATGCCTGTTAAAGTGAGCACTAAGGAGGTATATAACCTAGTTATTAATGATCTGAACGCTGCAGCGGATATGCTTGGCTCAGAATATATAAAAAATGAGAGAACAAGACCAAACAGATATGCTGTTCTTGCCTTGCAGGCAAGAGTTTACTTATATGATGGAAAATGGGCTGAAGCTGCCAATGCATCATCCGCAGTTTTAAATGCCTCAGGGCTTTTTGCGCTCCAGACGGATTTAAAATCGGTTTTTCTAAAAGAATCTAAAGAAACAATATGGCAGTTGCAGTCTTCTGTAAGTGGCAAAAATACCGATGAAGCAGCCTCTTTTATTTTTTTCACCGTCCCGCCTTCTTCTGCAGCACTGAATTCTGCAATCATCAATTCTTTTACTTCTGTTGATAAGAGAAAAAATTCATGGACAGGATCACTGTCCAGCGGTGCCTCGACATGGTACTATCCATTTAAATATAAAGAATTCTATAATACTTCTGTTTCAAAAGAATACCCTATAATGTTAAGGCTTTCGGAACAATATTTAGTCAGGGCTGAAGCAAGAGCTCAGCAGGGCGATATCATTGGAAGTAAAGAAGACCTTGACCAAATCCGCCAGCGTGCCGGACTTAGTAAAACGACTGCAGTCACAAAACAGGAGATTCTTGATGCCATTTTAGAAGAAAGAAAACTGGAACTGTTTTCTGAGTATGGTCATCGTTTCTTTGATTTAAAACGTACCGGTAATTTGGATCAGAAGCTGTCGGGAATTAAGCCTGGCTGGAATACAGCTGACAGGCTGTTTCCAATACCTCAGAATGAAATAAACTTAAATTCAAATCTACTTCCTCAGAACACTGGATATTAATAATAGTCAAATGAAATTCTATAATCCATTCATATTTACACAAAAGTGTCATCGATACACATTTTTAATGAAACCCTTTTTATTTTTGTTTTTAATTTTGCAATTAGTAGTCTGTCCTCTAAGAGGACAGGCGTTGCAAAAAAAAAAGGTAGAGATTGAAAACTATTCTCTGTGGTCGGATATAAGGCTTAATGGAGTAAGTCCAGAAGGGAAATGGGTCAGTTATCTCTTAGCGTATGACAGCGGGAAGGATACCTTATTTGTAAAAAGCACAACATCAGAAAAGGTATATAATTTTACAGAAATTAATCACTATCAATTTCTAAAAAAAGAGCGCTTCGTATCCTTGAGTAACGGAGATTTAAATATTCTTAATCTAAAAAATGGAAGTTCTAAAAATATATCTGATGTTAAAAACTATTCTTACTCAGCTGAAACAGATCAATTAGTGATACTGGTACAGCACGGGAATAATTCAACGCTAAAGATTATAGACTCCAAAGATAATCTTGTAAAAAAAATGGAGTCGATTTCTTTTTTTCTGTTAAGTCCTGACGGCAGAAAAATTGTCTACGTTTCTAAATCAGAAAATTTATCTTCGCTGGGGATCTTGGAACTAAAATCCGGATTTCCTCAAAAAACACTAATTGAAAAAAGCCCAGAAAATTGGGACTATTTTGTATGGAAGCAGTCAATAGCTTTTTCATTTTTAAGGAGATACAATCAAGATTCGCAAGCGTCAATTTCTTACTACAATTTTGAAGAAAATGCTCTATTTGTTTTTAACCCCCTATTAGAAAATGCGTTTCCAAAAAACAAATTAATTACGAATGATTTTAGATATCCAATTGCAATCTCCAGTGATTTAAAAAGGGTTTTTTTCTGTATAAAACCACTGTCAGATGGCAAAAAAGCTAAAATAAAAACAGATCCTGAAATTTGGTATACTAAAACTAAACAAATCTATTCCCAGCAGCAGAAATCAGAACCTTTTAGTGACAAGCCCAGTCTTGCAGTATGGTTTCCATTGACTGGAAAATTCGAGGTTATATCCTCAGAAGATTTTTCAGATGTTTTACTTACGGGAGACCAGCAGTATGCACTGCTGTCAGATCCTCTCGCTCATGAGCCCGGATTAGAATATGATGCGCCTAGAGATTTCTATTTAAAGAATCTGACAACTGGAAAACAGGAATTTTTAGTAAAAAACATAAAGGATTTCAGACGTAGTATCCTACCATCTCCTACTGGTAAATATATTGCCTATTTCTCTGAAGACAACTGGTGGGTTTATAATATATCTAAGAAGAGTCATAAAAATATTACTGAAAAGATTAATACAGTTTTTTCAGGTCTGGCAGCAAATATGGATTTAAGTTACCCATTCGGTAATCCAGGATGGACTGATGGCGATAGCGAGATCCTTTTATATGATCGCTATGACATTTGGGCCGTTAAACCAGATGGGGCATTTAGAAGACTTACAAGCGGACAAAAAAAGCAAATTCAATTCCGTTTCGCATATAATTTAGGAGGTAATTTTCGTTTGGACAATTATGACGGGTGTATAAGCAGCACCATAAAAATTAGTAAAGGAGCTATACTTGACGCAGAAGGAAGTGACGTAAAATCCGGCTATTTTGAATGGAATGAAACCAATAAAGAACAGCCAATTGTATATGAGCCTGCATCTATTAGTCAAATCCATTTTATAAAGGAAACTAATTCTTACATTTATCAGACACAAGACTTTAACAGGTCACCTTCTTTGGTATATAAAGCCGTAGACAGGACTCCCTACATTTTTTTTGAAAGCAATAAACATCAGTCAGGATATTATTGGGGGCATTCTGAACATATTGACTACAAAAACTCGAAAGGGAGTTCGCTTCGTGCTGGATTGTATTATCCTGCTTGTTATGATCCACAAAAGAAATACCCTATGATTGTTCATATATATGAAAAACAATCGCAAAAAATACATAAATACTACAAACCTACTTTGTTTGAGGCTGCCGGATTTAATCCAGCTGTGCTATCTCTTGAGGGATATTTTGTATTGTGTCCAGACATTGAATACGAAACTGGAAAGACAGGTGAAAGCGCTCTAGACTGCGTTACAGCAGCTACTTCCGCAGTTATTGAAAAAGGCTTGGTCGATCCAGACAAAATCGGACTTATGGGACATTCTTTTGGAGGCTATGAGACTGCATACATTTCAGGTAAGACTGATATATTTGCAGCTTCGGTTGCTGGTGCTGCCCCGATAGATCTGAACAGTTTCTACCATGCGATTAACTGGCGTACCGGAAAACCCCATATGATAAAGTTTAATATTGGACAGTTTAGATTAGGAGTTTCTGCTTATGAAATGCCTCTTACTTATTTAAATAATTCGCCGCTGAACAATGTAGAAAACATCAACAAACCGCTTCTTTTTTGGAGTGGAAAAAATGACCAGCAGGTTGACTGGCATCAAAGTATTGAACTTTATCTTGCAATGCATCGTCTTGAGAAAAACAATATAATGCTCCTTTATCCAGAAGAAGAACATTCATTTTCGGATCCATACAACCAAAAGGATCTTTCAATTAGAATACTGCAGTGGTTCAATCACTTTCTTAAAAATGAAAAGGCGTTTGAATGGATTGAAAATCGTGGATAATAAAATATACAATGCAGTTCATTTAGAACTGCATTGCTTTTAATGATTGTTTAAATTAATTATGGCATATAAAGTGTCTCCCCACAATTATTCGCTTTACCAAAAGCAGTCTGTCCATTTGCTTTACAAATTGGATTATTGCTATTGTCAGAACATTGCACTTGGACATCACAGACACCTGACAGGCTGTTGATATAACCGTCACGAGGTGCTAATTTCGATGCACTTTGCATAGAGGTGGTGAAGAACGCACCTGAAATTCCTAATACTACCGCAGCAGTAAAAGGCATGGTCGATTTTAAAAATGTCTTTTTCATAATAGTTAATATTAAATTAAACATCGATCTACTTTTTTAGCAGGTGTTGATCTCTTTCCTGCAACCAGCGCTGGTATATTATAATTTACTATTCTTTCAGCTGTTCTTTCAAGATTCCCCTAAAGGAATAGATATCTAGATTATTACCGCTGAGAATGTATAGATGCGTATTAGTTGCACGCATATCTTTTATTTTTTGATTATTTTCTGTAAAAAGAGGAAAACTCAGTAGATAAATTCCCTTGTTAATATCATATACATCAACCACTGATGCTCTCTTCCAAATCTGATCATCCTCATAGCGTCCCGGAACTTTCGAATGTATAAACAACAGGTTTTTAATAGTGGCTGATAGTGCATTTACAAAAAATGGCGGGGAACTTAAACGGCGCTCAGTATGCTCTTTTAAATCCGAAACTTTTATCATGGCTCTGCTGATCGTATCGATTGTATGTCTTCTCTTAAAGTTTCCTTTCTTATCGGAAATTATAAACTCGTTTCGATAATAATAGACGTATATCATTTCATGGAGATCATTGTTATAAAGCAGCATCCCGTCTGTATCGAAAATACCGTCAATCTGCTTCTGCAAAAGTGCAGGAAAGTATTTCGTATTTGGTTTAAAACTTTCGCTATATATGCCTAACTGATGGCCTGAATTGGGACCTGTATTATTTCGTAAGAACAGACTTACACTGTCTATTGGTTCGGCAGCTGTGAAACGTGGAATATCTTTTATTTTACCTGTTACTTTCCAATCTTTGATATTCCCTTTGTAAACAATTGGAACGGTACCATCTATCAGATAAAAATAGGGTGGCTTCACCTTTGCAAAAATCTTACGAAAAGGCTCTCCATCATCAATAAATTTAATTCTATGTTCTGCACTCATATTCTGAAGAGTGTCTATGCTTAGTACTCCAAAAGGATCCGTTAAATTCCCCAGATAAATTTTACTTCCACTAACGCCTGCAAAATAATACGAGTTAAATTTTAAATCTTTATTATAAACCGCTTTAATAGTCTTTTTAATGTATCGCCGAATAAATGGATTATTTTTGTGAATGATCTCTTCTGAGCTTAGGAACAAAACAATTACAACACTTATGCTGAAAAACATTATTAGTCCAGCCCTTTTTAACTTGGATGCCTTTGTAATATTTGAATTTATTCTTGTTTGATAATCATCATAAAACCGTAGACCAGTTAAAGCGAGAATGATAAAAAAGAAATTAAAAACAAGGTGAACATTCCAGGACATCTTTTCTAGGATTCCGCCACATGAACATGGCACAAAGGAGCTGAAATGTAGCACTATAAAAATATAAGCAGTAAACATAGTCATCAGGCATAGCGCTGCATAAAGTCCTGCAAAACGTGACTTAGGAAATAAAAGCATCAACGATATAAGTAACTCTATTAAAGGCACTAAAATAGAAACCCATGCCGCAAAAACACTTATAAGCGGTGACTGTGCTAGCTGCACCCTAAAAGTTTCAAACTCAAATAATTTATTTACAGCTGCGTACACAAATAGTAGTATAAATAAAAAGCTAACGATAGAAACTATATTGTTGTTAATTCTAGAGTTTTCCATGTCTTCGGCAAATTTTATTTTAATATAAAACAAATGTAAATCAGCAAATTGAAAGAAAAAACATCAAAAACAAACCAAAAAACATCAAAACTATACCAGTTTCATTTTTAACTCTTAAATAATAAAAAAATGCTCTACAGATTAAAAATCCATAAAGCATTTTCGAGTTTTTTCAGTTTCTCCTATTTATACCTTACCGTCTTCGATAAAAGTCAAAAGCTTTTGATTGAGTTCGACAAGGCCAGCCTTTTGAAGGCATTCCTGCGAGATGTTTTTTAGTTCGGTAATTTCGTCCTGTGCTATGCTTCCCATGAGACTACCTTCATCCTTTTCCAGCAGCAATCCCCTTTCTATAAAGTGGGATAAAAGCAGTACATTTTTGCGTGAAATTTTCAAATCAATCTTCACCGGCTCACTCATTCCAGGGATGCTCAATACAGTATCAAACACCTTGGCTGCATAATTCTTTGCACTCATAATTTCAGCATTTTTAAATTAATAAATCAAAGCCTAAAGTTAGCAATGATGCATCAAAGCATCATAAGCAAAATTTACCTATGATGGGATGCATTGGATTTTCCTGCATAAATTCGTCTGAGTATTTGAAAGAAGTCTGAGTTTTTTATTCAGGCTCAGAAAGATTGCCACGTTCCTGCAATCTGCAAGATGTCCGGTTGTATCACAATCGATATTTTGCTGCCTCTCTGCTCGGAACTCGCTGGCAGTGAAAACTGGAAGTTTTGTAATGTCAAATGAAAAGGAAAAATGATGAAAGACGAGAAAAAAAACAGAAACAGATGGCTCCATCTCAGGCTCAGTGAGCAGGAATATAAGATCCTTCAGAAATATTTTGCAGAGTCTCTGTGCCCAAAACTGAGTGATTTTGCCCGAAAAAATCTGCTTCAAAAACCTGTTGTTTTAAAATACAGAAACGAATCTCTTGATGATTTAATATCCGAATTAACAAGGCTCAGAACAGATCTGAATCCCATTGGAAACAATTTTAATCAGGCAGTGAAAAAACTGCACTCGCTTTCACAGACTTCTGATTTCAAAATGTGGATTCTGGGTTTTGAAACAGATAAAAAAATACTGTTCAATTCTATTGAAGATATTAGAATGACTATCCGAAATCTTGCTGAAAAATGGTTGCAGTCATAAACACGGGATCATCAGTCAGAAACATCTTCAATTATAATGAAAATAAGATGGAAGCAGGAAAAGCAGAACTCATAGGAGAAGGAAATTATCCTGCAGCAGCCTCTGAACTTCACAAAGAATCAAGGCTTAAACTTCTTTTAAAACAGCTGGAATTAAATACAAATGTCAAGCGCGGAAGTGTGCACATATCACTAAATTTCGATTCCTCTGAAAGCAATATTTCAAAGAGTAAGCTGATGGAAATTGCACAATCTTATATGGAAAAAATCGGGTTTGGATTTCAGCCGTATCTGGTCTACCAGCATCATGATGCGGGACATCCGCACATCCATATAGTGTCTGTAAAAGTGAAGTCCGACGGAAAGAGAATTGACATGCAGAACATAGGCAGGAACCAGTCTGAAACAGCCCGTAAAGAAATTGAAAAGGCATTCAATCTGGTTCCTGCACTGGGCAGACAACAGGAAAAAATACTAAATATAAAACCTGCGCAAGGCAGTGTTTTAAAGTATGGAAAAGCTGAAACTAAAAAAGCAATTGCTGCTGTATTAAACGCAGTAATTCCTAATTATAAATATACCACAATAGGAGAATTAAATGCAGTCTTGAATCTCTACAATGTTACCGCCGTGCAGGGAAGTAAAGATTCAAGAATGTTTCTCCATAAAGGTCTGGCGTACCAGATTCTGAACGATAAGAGACAGCCTGTGGGTGTTCCCTTAAAAGCCAGCAGCTTTTACATGAAACCTACCCTTGCTTATCTCGAAATAAAATTTGCGGCAAATAAGATTGGGAGAAATTCCCATTTAAAGAGAGTAAAAAATGCGGTTGATCTCGCCTTTATACAGAACAGGATAAAGTCAGTTTCTGATCTCGACAGAATTCTTATTCGAGATGGAATTAAAACTGCTGAACGAAGAAATGAACAGGAGATCCTTTATGGCTTAACCTACATAGACCATAAAACAAAATGTGTATTTAACGGAAGCTCTCTAGGAAAAACTTACTCAGCTTCTGGCATAGAAGAACGCTGCGGTGTCAAAGATTTTAACACTGGCAGAAACGCCGTTAAAATTCTTGAGGATAATACATTAAAAAATAAACCATCTCAGTCTTCATTTATTTCTGTTGGCGAGCTGCAGAAAATAATTGATTCGGTGCTCCAGCCCGAGTTTTCTGCTGATTTTGTTCCCTCTCAGCTGAAAAGAAGAAAGAAACGAAAAAAAGGAAAAGGGCATTAAGATTACTAACTAAAAAACTAAGACTATGCAGACAGGTGAAAATGAACAGGCACTTAGAAAAATTTTAGATATGACAAGGCTTATCAGCATGATATTGTTAGGTCTTCATTTCTATTATTACGGATATAATGTGTTTAAAATATGGGGACTTGCAGGCAGTTTTGGGGATAAACTGCTGGGGAATATTTTGCGCACCGGGCTCTTTGATTATTTTCATTTATCTAAGCTGATTTCTTTGGGATTTTTATGCATTTCCCTGCTTGGGGCAAAGGGCAGTAAAAATGAAAAGCTGGTGTTCAAAATTGCATTTTATTATATGGTTTTGGGACTGATCGCTTATTTTTTGAGCTATTTTTTTCTGATCATTCCAGCCACTCCTGAAAAAAATCTGGTTCTTTATGTGCTCTGTACTGTCTTTGGATATCTGCTCATGCTCGCAGGCGGAACACTTTTGTCGAGAATCATAAGAAGAAATCTCAGCCATAAGGATATTTTCAACCGTGAAAATGAAACATTTCCGCAGGAAGAAAGGCTTCTTGAAAATGAATATTCCATTAATCTGCCGGCACATTACAGATTAAAAAACAAAGTCCGAAAAAGCTGGATTAATATCATAAATCCTTTTCGGGGAATCTTGGTAGCAGGAACACCGGGTTCTGGAAAATCCTATTTTGTGATCCGCCACATTATAACCCAGCACATCCGTAAAGGCTTCTCAATGTTTGTATATGATTTTAAGTTTGACGACCTCAGCATAATAGCCTATAACACTTGGCTTCAGAACAAGCATTTATACAAGGTGGAACCTAAATTTTACGTCATTAATTTTGATGACCTGAGCCGCACGCACAGATGCAATCCTCTTGATCCGAAATCAATGGACGACATAACAGATGCAGCTGAATCAGCACGCACTATTCTTTTGGGATTAAACCGTGAATGGATAAAAAAGCAGGGAGACTTTTTCGTTGAATCTCCTATCAATTTTCTTACTGCTGTAATATGGTATCTGCGTAAATACAATAACGGCGCGTTCTGCACCCTGCCTCATGTAATTGAGTTGATGCAGGTTGAATACAACAGTCTTTTTAGCTTGCTAAGAACTGAAAAAGAGATAGAGATTTTGATAGATCCATTTGTTAGTGCCTACCTCCAAAATGTTATGGAGCAACTGGAGGGGCAAATAGCTTCTGCCAAGATATCTATGGCAAGGCTCTCCAGTGCGCAGCTTTACTATGTACTCTCTGGGAATGACTTCACGCTCGACATCAATAATCCCAAAGATCCAAAGATAGTCTGCATGGGAAACAACCCGCTAAAAATACAAACCTATGGCGCCGTTCTCTCGCTTTATGTAAGCAGGCTCATCAAGCAGGTGAACCAGAAAGAGAGAATCAAAAGCAGCCTCATATTTGACGAATTCCCGACTATCTATCTTAATAATATAGACAGCCTGATAGCCACGGCCAGAAGCAATAAGGTAAGCACTTGTCTTGGGATTCAGGATTTCAGCCAGCTACGCAAAGATTATGGCCGAGAACAGGCAGACGTCATACTCAATATCACGGGAAATATCATCAGTGGACAGGTGAACGGCGATACTGCAAAACAGCTGTCAGAACGTTTTGGAAAAATAATGCAGGACCGTGAGAGCATTTCCATAAACAGCTCAGATACCTCCATCAGCAGATCAAAACAGCTGGAAGCTGCTGTGCCTGCTTCTAAGATTTCCTGTTTGAGCTCTGGTGAATTTGTCGGCATTACAGCTGATAATCCGGACTGCAAAATTGAACTCAAAACATTCCATTCCGAGATAATCAATAATCATGAGCAGCTAAAAAAAGAAGAAGACGCATATCAGGGAATCAGCCCTGTGCGCATTATAAACAATACAATTATTGAACGTAATTATCTGCAGATAAAAGAAGATATCTCCGAAATAGTTAATTCAGAAATGGAGCGTCTTTTGCATGACCCTGCCTTGTCCCATTTGGCTATCAGAAAGAAGAAATAGGACAGCTCTTGTATAATAAGGAAAAAAAGAATATTTAGGACCTTCTTCTCCACAAAAAAATAACAGTAGAATTCACTATCAGCGTAACCTCTTTAATACACAATATTGCTTATATATAAAATTTGTAGGAACAATAAATATAAAAACAAATTGGCATTGTGACTATTTCATCGGATTATCAAATGAATATAGGTCTATATCATATTTTCTACGCTGAATGCTTTGTAAAATTCCTCTTGCAGTGGGATTCAAAATACCACTTACATAAAGAAACGGAGCCAAGTGGATTGATTGATATTTTTTACTTCTTATCTTTTTGAGTCTGCTTGGCTGAAGTTCATGAACTAACCCTACAAAACTAGCGACTAGCTCTGCAAAAGCTGACATATGCTTTACTTCTCCAAAACTAAGTAACCATTCATTTGGCACTGCATCATCTGATGTAAAATATAGAAGATCATTGTCTTCAATTAAAGATATATCGCAACAGATATTGGCATTATTCTTTTGCCCACGAACATATGCAGATGTAGTTATTCTAAGCTGGTGCCTGAGCTGAAATGAATATTCATCAAGTGTGATTATTGCATATGAATATTTATTAGGAGCTCCTCTAGTCGAAAATTTCAATCTGAAAACTTCTTTCCCATTTACTTTAGGATTGACAATTCTTATAGAATAACCAGCTGTTTTATAATACTCAATAACCTTAGCGAAAACATATGCTTCGAATGTTTGATTGACTGCATTTCCAAAACTTGTTAATTTTGACTTCTCGCTTTTAAAAAAAGTCTGCAAATTCTGCTTAGCTTTTTTCTGATCAAATAAATAATTATCCATTATCTTTCAGGGTAAATTATTTTACGATATTTTTCAATAATTTGAGTAACATACCTTGAATTATTAATCAGATCCAGAAGATCTGGATCTTCAATTTTTTCTACAAGCAAATCAGCTAGTCTGTACCCTTCCAAAACATTCTCATTTCTTTCTTTAAAATGCTTCGAACCAATCTGAAAGCCATCTTTAATTCCTATATCTTGAAATGTATCTACCGCTTTGATTGCTGCCTCCGTTCCTTCCTTAAAAAACTTTTTCAAAATGAATATAAGAATTACTATTGAAGCCTCATTAACTATACCTTTCAGCCTTCTTAATTCCTCTTTCCTTTTTTTCTCTGATTCAATTTTTCTTAGCTCTTTATTCAATAAATTTTCAGGAAAAAATGAATTCCATACATATCTGTTTATAGATGAAAATCGCTGAGAAATAAATTTTGGAGCATCTTTAAATATCGAGTCTTCCATTTCATGTAAAATTTAATAATACTTTTTCTGTATCTTCTTACTTTTTAAATTATCACCGAATTATAATATAAATATAACTCAGAATACTAATTATATGCAAGTTCCGCAAATTTTGAATATTGTCTATTTGTGCATGATAATTTCTTCCGAAAGCATAACAACAATATAAAACCTTGTCAATGCTGACTCTGCAAAAACTTTTTAATCCATTCTTAGTTTCCCAAAAGTCTCCAGTTCTAGATATTTTGCTTTAAATAAACTGGCAGGTATTTTCTTTTTTAATAAATTATGAAAATTTTCATCATGAGTTGACAAAATTATCTGTTTCTTCTGATTCACAACAATACTTCTAAGCAGATCTATTGTTGACAAAATATTTATACTGTCCATTGACTGTATCGGATCATCTACAAAAATACAATCTATTGAATTACCGCTGTCATCTTTGGCATTTAATGCTTTAGCCAAAAAAATACATAGGCTTAAAATGTTTAATTGAGCATGACTAAAGTATAAATTTGGAATAATAAAATTGCTTTGGGCATTTTCCATGTAAACACAAACATTCAATTTTGGTTTTGAATCATTAAAATCCGGAATAAATTTTACTTTTTTATAGTCAGGGTGGGGATCAATTCTTTTGTATAGATCGTTTATAAGTGGTTCAAAAAAGAATGATTTAATTTGCAACTCGATATGTTTCGAAACTTTTTTTAGCTCTTCTGTCAGTTTTTTTCCAATTTTATCTTTTAAGATACTTATCCTTTTCTTTATTACCGATTCATTTTGCCTAGATTCTTCATATTTGAGGTAAGGCACAACATTATCCTTTAGATCAGATAAAATCTTAATATCCTTTATCTCCTCTTTATACTTAAAAATTTTATCATCATTTTCTTTTCTGGCCACCGCAACAATCTTTGGATAATTTTCTAATTCAATCTCGTCAAAACTAAGATCTAGTACTTTTGCAGCATTAGATTCATATAAGTTTATTCGAATTTTCAGTTCATTAATTAATTCTTTGACCAGTTGAAGATTTTGATTCACCGCTTCTTCATCAAATCCGATTAGCTTTTTCTGGATCTCGGCAATTGATTCTTCAATCTTTTTGATACTATCACTATATTCTTGATTTCTTTTTAAATCTTCTTTTATCTGTTTATCCAAATTAGTAACCGTAATTTCTCCTTCGGGATAATTTTCCTTAAAGTAGTCTCGAACCTCAACATAGGCACCGTCTTCTTCTAATTCTGTTTTATCTTTTCTGCATAAATCAATTTTTAAAGCTGTATTCTCACGCTCTGATGTAGCTGATTGTATGTCTTTTCTAATTAGATTTAATTCAGCGATAAATTTCTCAACCTGGGCACTTAATTTTTTTATTTCATCTACTGTCCATTTTATAAAATCCTCTGCCGATTTATTTAAAAGA encodes the following:
- the mobC gene encoding conjugal transfer protein MobC, whose amino-acid sequence is MQTGENEQALRKILDMTRLISMILLGLHFYYYGYNVFKIWGLAGSFGDKLLGNILRTGLFDYFHLSKLISLGFLCISLLGAKGSKNEKLVFKIAFYYMVLGLIAYFLSYFFLIIPATPEKNLVLYVLCTVFGYLLMLAGGTLLSRIIRRNLSHKDIFNRENETFPQEERLLENEYSINLPAHYRLKNKVRKSWINIINPFRGILVAGTPGSGKSYFVIRHIITQHIRKGFSMFVYDFKFDDLSIIAYNTWLQNKHLYKVEPKFYVINFDDLSRTHRCNPLDPKSMDDITDAAESARTILLGLNREWIKKQGDFFVESPINFLTAVIWYLRKYNNGAFCTLPHVIELMQVEYNSLFSLLRTEKEIEILIDPFVSAYLQNVMEQLEGQIASAKISMARLSSAQLYYVLSGNDFTLDINNPKDPKIVCMGNNPLKIQTYGAVLSLYVSRLIKQVNQKERIKSSLIFDEFPTIYLNNIDSLIATARSNKVSTCLGIQDFSQLRKDYGREQADVILNITGNIISGQVNGDTAKQLSERFGKIMQDRESISINSSDTSISRSKQLEAAVPASKISCLSSGEFVGITADNPDCKIELKTFHSEIINNHEQLKKEEDAYQGISPVRIINNTIIERNYLQIKEDISEIVNSEMERLLHDPALSHLAIRKKK